Sequence from the Pseudomonas frederiksbergensis genome:
CGCCGAACCAGCTCTCGGCGCCGCGCAGACTGCGATGGGTCAAGCGCACCAGGTCATCCAGCGTTGCCGCCAGCAACCGGCGGCTGTGCCAGGCCGGGTTGCGCAGAATCAACAGATTGAATGCCAACACCGCTGCGCCAACACCGATCATCATGGCCTGGGCGTTATTGAAAAAAGTCGCAACGTCGTACTTCATGGCGTTGAGCGGCGAGACCAGCACCACGAAATGCAGACAGAACGAGGTGGCGGTCGCGTAGAGCGGCGGCTTGGCCATGCACAGCGCCCCGAGGAACAAAGGCACGCCCATGGCCATGCCGAGCATTGCGAAGCTGCTCCATTGCGGCAGCATGATTTCACCGATCACAAACGCGGTCGGAACCGCCAGGAGAATCCCTCGCAAGAAACTCATGCCGATCTGCGCACCGTTTTCACGGCTGGCGAACAGGCTGCACACCACGCAAGTCAGCAGCAAAGCACCCGAAGCAGCCGGCCAGGCAGTCGCCAGCCAGAAACACGCGACCGCCAGGAACGCCAGGGCGCTGCGGGCGCCGAACACCATCGCCAGGGACAGGTCCCGATGCGGCGCCAGGGTGCGTGGGGGATCGGCCGCCGCCCTGCCCTCTTGCACCGCCGACAGCGCATCGCAAGCCGCCAGGGCGGTGTCGAGCAACAAGGCGAAACGTGCCAGGCAATAACTTTGCGCCGAGCTTAACCGGGGGTCGTGAGAGGCGTCCCAGACCCGCGGTCGCAGTGCGTGCAGTGTCGCGCTGTCAGCGTCGAGGGCTTGCTGTACCTCGTCCATCCACGGCTGCAGCGCTTCGGCATCCTGGGGCTCGAGCTGTTTCCATTGCCGGCGTACGGAGCGGGAAAGGCGCAGCAGCATCAACAGTTTCTGGCTCAAGCCGCTGATGGACCGGGCGCGCTGGCGTCCCAATCGGCCTTCGAACCAGGCATGTTCGCGCTGGGCGTCTACCGCGACGATCTTGCCGAGAATTTCGAGCAAGCCTTTGCGTGCCTGGGCATCGCCTGCCAAGGTGGCACGGGCTGCCTGCATGCCGCTCTGCCAGGCGGCGCGGGCCTGATCCGCCAGTTGCCGTTCAACCCGCAACGGCCAGAGCAAGGCACTGGTCAAGGTGGCGCAAGTAATGCCCAGGCTGATCTCGGTACAGCGCGCCACGGCCTGATCGAATACCCCAAGCGGATGGGAAATGGCCGGCAGGGCAATGATCGCCACGGTGTAGCCCGCCAGCACGAACGAATACGACCAGGCGCTGCGCAACAACGTCGAACAAGCCGTGCACACGCCCAGCCACAACGCCAGCGCCAGCAAGAACAACCAGGGCGCCTGGGCGAACAAGCCCATGAACACCACCGACATGATCGTTCCCACCGCCGTCCCGACCAAGCGTGCCAAGCCTTTCTGTACCACCATGCCGGACAACGGCTGGGCCACGATGAACGCCGTCATCAGCGCCCATGACGGCTGCTCCAATCCCCAGCGCAACGCCAGCCACAACGCCAGGCCACCACCGAGCACGGTCTTGATGGCGAACTGCACAGCGAGGCGATCAGGGGCGAACAGAGCCTGAAAGGTGATGGGCACGCGCAAAACTCTTCTTGGGATGACGTAACGATAGATCGTGGAAAATGCGATGCAATTATTAGGTAGCTATCTATTGACGTCCAGCGTTGATTGTTGAGAGATCTGACAAACTCTCTTGCGGATTTGTGCTGATAGAAAGCGTTCCTCGGCCCGGATCGCTTCCATAAAAAAACGCCAGGCAAGCTGGCGTTTTTCGTCACACGCAAGTGTTAGCTGGCGCGCGCCTGGTTGCGCAGGGCCTTGACCTGGTCATGGTTGCGTTGCACACCGTGGTACTGACGCTCCACCAGGTCGCGAATGCCCTCCAGGTTGTGCTTGTTGATCTTCTCCATCGCTTCCCGGTAAGCCTTCAGCGCGTGGTCTTCGCCGCGCTCGGCCTCGTTCAGCACCGC
This genomic interval carries:
- a CDS encoding FUSC family protein, with product MPITFQALFAPDRLAVQFAIKTVLGGGLALWLALRWGLEQPSWALMTAFIVAQPLSGMVVQKGLARLVGTAVGTIMSVVFMGLFAQAPWLFLLALALWLGVCTACSTLLRSAWSYSFVLAGYTVAIIALPAISHPLGVFDQAVARCTEISLGITCATLTSALLWPLRVERQLADQARAAWQSGMQAARATLAGDAQARKGLLEILGKIVAVDAQREHAWFEGRLGRQRARSISGLSQKLLMLLRLSRSVRRQWKQLEPQDAEALQPWMDEVQQALDADSATLHALRPRVWDASHDPRLSSAQSYCLARFALLLDTALAACDALSAVQEGRAAADPPRTLAPHRDLSLAMVFGARSALAFLAVACFWLATAWPAASGALLLTCVVCSLFASRENGAQIGMSFLRGILLAVPTAFVIGEIMLPQWSSFAMLGMAMGVPLFLGALCMAKPPLYATATSFCLHFVVLVSPLNAMKYDVATFFNNAQAMMIGVGAAVLAFNLLILRNPAWHSRRLLAATLDDLVRLTHRSLRGAESWFGGRMADRLLQLARHYPELPVPSRSRWDDGLLGLDIGDELLHLRLSLAVAQVPENPAQRHYFETLEQVLERGPAGDQGDALAQASDEYLRVLSQQPASDALKLAQGALVQLQNSWRAWCRQHESTEGKHSHGLA